From Humisphaera borealis, the proteins below share one genomic window:
- a CDS encoding efflux RND transporter permease subunit, with product MWIVRLALRRPYTFVVAALLVLILGVVTIFRTPTDVFPNVDIPVVAVVWQYGGMSSDEMENRIVTPFERFIVTTVNDIDHIESQSLNGTGVVKVFFQKGAKIEEAMSQVTATAQTAVGRMPPGTQPPLVIRYSASAVPIMQLSISSDTIPEQQLFDVTINQLRTQLITIPGVLIPFPYGGRQRQVMVDLDPDKLRAWGISAQEVSNAVSAQNLVLPAGTAKIGDQEYPVRLNSSPDVAAQINDMPIKTTRGTVVYIRDVAHVRDGFQVQTNVVHAGGKRSVLMSVLKQGNASTLDVVSAVKAALPAAQAQLAPEIRDNLKIEVMFDQSLFVRASVMGVIMEAAIAAGLTALMILLFLGSWRSTLVVIISIPLSILVSIIVLSFAGYTLNVMTLGGMALAVGILVDDATVEIENIHRNLHQRKRLVRAILDGAQQIAVPAFVATLCICIVFVPVAFISGAARFLFTPLALAVVIAMMTSYLLSRTLVPTMVHYLLASEVEMYGGELDPDDPHAAGALEHKRHHTTGEHDATGWERFRGWLRKPAARIGLMVGVAAVVVLMFALRSMAVSGSLPWLADAWQGIAGWIAESPLRAALWVIAIGLSIALLVFISRYMLIWRVHFAFNRQFERMRRRYGSLLNWTLDHKLGSTAFFAAIVLFSCVLLFPIVGQDFFPTVDAGQLRLHVRTPAGTRIEQTEVQFARVTAAIRKLIPAKDLGEVIDNMGIPNSGINLALSDGTLNSPAEGEFLISLKEGHQPTEDYIRLLRKELPRQFPELVFYFQPPDIVTQVLNFGLSSPINVEIAGPLRNDKQNREIAKQIMNDLRGKPGITDLRIAQVTSAPDFRVNVDRTRAAQVGLTQRDVAQDLLISLSGTLQAAPNYWMNPATGITYNVIVQTPQYRIDSINALENMPIQPPGDGQGTAAEPQLLGNILDSLERSTTASNINHQNILRTSDVQMNVFGTDLGSAAKHVREITAKYESKLPKGSKITLRGQVESMSSSFQGLAIGLIFAVALVYLLMVVNFQSWLDPLIILMALPGAAAGILWMLFATGTTISVPALMGAIMAVGVATANSILMVTFANDLRKEREGITAREAALSAGMTRLRPVLMTAAAMIIGMLPMAVGHGEGGEQNAPLGRAVIGGLLLATVTTLFFVPVVYSALKRRSPKVHVEPELRDPQDPYAKPHDSESALQPQVAHAS from the coding sequence ATGTGGATTGTCCGATTAGCCCTTCGCCGGCCTTACACGTTCGTGGTCGCTGCGCTGCTGGTCTTGATCCTTGGCGTGGTGACCATTTTCCGTACGCCGACCGATGTGTTCCCCAATGTCGATATCCCGGTTGTTGCGGTCGTCTGGCAGTACGGCGGGATGTCGTCGGACGAGATGGAGAACAGGATCGTCACGCCGTTCGAGCGGTTTATCGTCACGACCGTGAACGACATCGACCATATCGAGAGCCAGTCGCTGAACGGCACCGGCGTGGTGAAGGTGTTTTTCCAGAAGGGGGCGAAGATCGAAGAGGCGATGTCGCAGGTCACGGCGACCGCGCAAACCGCCGTCGGCAGAATGCCTCCCGGCACGCAGCCGCCTCTGGTGATCCGCTACTCGGCGAGTGCCGTGCCGATCATGCAGTTGTCGATCAGCTCGGACACGATCCCCGAGCAGCAGCTCTTTGACGTGACGATCAATCAGCTTCGAACCCAACTCATCACCATCCCCGGCGTGCTGATTCCGTTCCCCTACGGCGGTCGGCAGCGGCAGGTGATGGTCGATCTCGACCCCGACAAGCTCCGTGCCTGGGGCATCAGCGCCCAGGAAGTGAGCAACGCCGTCTCGGCGCAGAACCTGGTCCTGCCCGCCGGCACGGCCAAGATCGGCGACCAGGAATACCCCGTCCGGCTGAACTCCAGCCCCGACGTGGCGGCGCAGATCAACGACATGCCGATCAAGACCACCCGCGGCACGGTGGTCTATATTCGCGATGTCGCCCATGTTCGCGACGGATTCCAGGTGCAGACCAATGTCGTCCACGCCGGCGGCAAACGCAGCGTGCTGATGTCGGTCCTGAAGCAAGGCAACGCCTCGACGCTGGACGTGGTGTCGGCGGTGAAGGCGGCCCTGCCCGCCGCCCAGGCTCAGCTCGCCCCGGAGATTCGCGACAACCTCAAGATCGAGGTGATGTTCGACCAGTCGCTGTTCGTGCGGGCTTCCGTGATGGGCGTGATCATGGAGGCCGCGATCGCCGCGGGGCTGACGGCGCTCATGATCCTGCTGTTCCTGGGGAGCTGGCGGAGCACGCTGGTGGTGATCATCTCGATCCCGCTATCCATCCTGGTCTCGATCATCGTCCTGAGCTTCGCCGGTTACACGCTGAACGTGATGACGCTCGGTGGGATGGCGCTGGCGGTGGGCATCCTGGTGGACGACGCGACGGTGGAAATCGAGAACATCCACCGCAATCTGCACCAGCGCAAACGCCTGGTCCGCGCGATTCTCGACGGCGCCCAGCAGATCGCCGTGCCGGCGTTCGTCGCGACGCTGTGTATTTGTATCGTGTTTGTCCCGGTGGCATTCATCAGCGGCGCGGCGCGATTCCTGTTCACTCCGCTGGCGCTGGCGGTCGTCATCGCGATGATGACCAGCTACCTGCTGAGCCGAACGCTCGTGCCGACGATGGTTCACTATCTGCTCGCGAGCGAAGTCGAGATGTACGGCGGCGAGCTGGACCCCGACGATCCGCACGCCGCGGGCGCGCTCGAGCACAAGCGACACCACACGACCGGCGAACACGACGCGACAGGCTGGGAACGATTCCGCGGATGGCTCCGCAAGCCGGCCGCCAGGATCGGCCTGATGGTCGGCGTCGCCGCGGTGGTCGTCCTGATGTTTGCCCTTCGGTCGATGGCCGTCAGCGGCTCGCTGCCCTGGCTTGCCGACGCCTGGCAGGGGATCGCCGGCTGGATCGCCGAGAGCCCGCTGCGGGCGGCGCTGTGGGTAATTGCGATCGGCCTGTCGATCGCGCTGCTGGTCTTCATCAGCCGGTACATGCTGATCTGGCGCGTGCATTTCGCGTTCAACCGCCAGTTCGAGCGGATGCGCCGGCGCTACGGCTCGCTGCTGAACTGGACGCTGGACCACAAGCTGGGGTCGACGGCGTTTTTCGCGGCGATCGTTCTGTTCTCCTGCGTTCTGTTGTTCCCGATCGTCGGCCAGGACTTCTTCCCCACGGTGGACGCCGGCCAGTTGCGGCTGCACGTTCGCACACCGGCCGGGACGCGCATCGAACAGACCGAGGTTCAGTTCGCCCGCGTGACCGCTGCGATTCGCAAGCTCATCCCGGCCAAAGATCTGGGCGAAGTCATCGACAACATGGGCATCCCCAACAGCGGCATCAACCTGGCGCTGTCGGACGGAACACTTAACAGCCCGGCCGAAGGGGAGTTCCTGATCTCGCTGAAAGAAGGTCACCAGCCGACCGAAGATTACATCCGGCTGCTTCGCAAGGAATTGCCGCGCCAGTTTCCCGAGCTGGTCTTCTACTTCCAGCCGCCGGACATCGTGACGCAGGTGCTTAACTTCGGGCTGTCGAGCCCGATCAATGTTGAGATCGCCGGCCCGCTGCGGAACGACAAGCAGAATCGCGAGATCGCCAAGCAGATCATGAACGATCTGCGCGGCAAGCCGGGGATTACCGACCTGCGCATCGCACAGGTGACCAGCGCCCCGGACTTTAGGGTGAACGTCGATCGCACGCGAGCGGCGCAGGTCGGCCTGACGCAACGCGACGTGGCGCAGGATCTGCTGATCAGTTTGAGCGGCACGCTGCAGGCGGCACCGAACTACTGGATGAACCCGGCGACGGGCATCACCTACAACGTGATCGTGCAGACGCCGCAGTACCGCATCGATTCGATCAATGCCCTGGAGAACATGCCCATCCAGCCGCCGGGCGACGGCCAAGGCACGGCGGCCGAGCCGCAATTGCTGGGCAACATTCTGGATTCGCTGGAACGGTCGACGACGGCAAGCAACATCAACCACCAGAACATTCTGCGGACGTCGGACGTGCAGATGAACGTCTTCGGTACCGACCTGGGCAGTGCCGCGAAGCACGTGCGCGAGATCACCGCGAAGTACGAATCGAAGCTACCGAAGGGATCGAAGATTACCCTTCGTGGACAGGTCGAGAGCATGAGCAGTTCGTTCCAGGGGCTCGCGATCGGCCTGATCTTTGCCGTCGCTCTGGTCTACCTGCTGATGGTCGTGAACTTCCAGAGCTGGCTCGACCCGCTGATCATTCTGATGGCGCTGCCGGGGGCGGCGGCGGGCATTCTCTGGATGCTGTTTGCCACCGGCACCACCATTTCCGTGCCGGCCCTGATGGGGGCGATCATGGCGGTCGGCGTGGCGACGGCGAACTCGATCCTGATGGTGACCTTCGCCAACGACCTGCGCAAGGAACGCGAAGGCATCACCGCACGCGAAGCCGCCCTGTCGGCCGGCATGACCCGCCTGCGGCCGGTATTGATGACCGCCGCCGCGATGATCATCGGCATGCTGCCGATGGCGGTCGGGCACGGGGAAGGCGGCGAGCAGAACGCGCCGCTGGGCCGAGCGGTCATCGGCGGACTTCTGCTGGCAACCGTGACCACGCTCTTCTTCGTGCCGGTCGTCTACAGCGCGCTCAAACGCCGGTCGCCAAAGGTCCACGTGGAGCCTGAGCTGCGCGACCCGCAGGACCCCTACGCAAAACCGCACGACTCCGAATCCGCACTCCAACCCCAGGTGGCTCATGCGAGCTGA